The Periophthalmus magnuspinnatus isolate fPerMag1 chromosome 10, fPerMag1.2.pri, whole genome shotgun sequence genome segment TGCCTGGAGGTGGAGCAGTTGGCGTACAGGGAGAAAAGCAgggaaagtacacagccctgtaaAGATCCTATCATGATGAATTTCTCagcactttcttttcttttttttaattgtaattgtTTATTCCCTTACAAACTGCTTACATTATATTAATTTCCTCCTGTTTAGACAATGGCAACAGCGTCCCAGAGAGCAACGGTGAGGTGGGCCCTGAGTGTGGAGAGGTCTGGTCCAATGATATAGAGTCAAATGTGGGAGATAAGATCTCACCAAGTCcagaaaccaaaccaggacaagggaCTACTGTAGACCAAGATGACCCAGAAGTGCCCAtggcagaggagagggcagaggaagaggagagcgtGGAAGAGcagatgaaggaggagaaaTATAACTGTGACAGACTGAGTCCACAAAGTAACACGgagagctcagagacagaacCAGAGACACTGCAGACGGTCTATATCCCTCCTCTGGATGGGACCCAGGCCGAACTCAGAAGCAGGGTCATCAAGGAAGTACGAAAACCAGGGAGAAGTGAGTGAAGCATATATACTTATTTGTGCAAAAGCTAAAAGTAAAATCTAACGTTATTTTAGTAGCTTTCATTCTTAGATATTGTTGAATATGTTTTTCGTTCTTTAGATTATGAGGCAATAATGCGGTTACTGCACGAGGTCAAAGGTCCTGTGAACGTCCAGAAATATTTCCTCCTTCACGCCATAAAAGAGGCTGCTAGGTAACCATGAGTTTATGCTATAATACATTTCAAATGCATATTATTCATTACTGCAAGGTTTAAAATTAAACTcatatatagaaaaaaatatccaaTAATTTTTACCCGGATTTGACTGAATGCATAGTAGAACCAGTTCTTTTGGCATTAGGGCAATGACTAATGATTGATTCAGTATTGTTGAGAggtaatatttacaaaaaaacattgttgttTTCATCCAAATTGCTGCCCTGTCTAGGTATCGAAAAAATTACTATAATTTATTGATTATTAACCGATTATTTCAATAATTAAATATTCAGTCCAATTATTCCTAATACATGTTGGATTTTGATTTTATAACAATTTATCAATTATCTACAACTATTATAGACAACAGGTGTGTGCATTATAACACAAGTTTGCTTCTCtaattaaaattacaatcatgtatttaacccaaaacatgcacaataggtaaagtCCTCCAACTATGATAGTCCTcttgaccaagcctagctcaggATCTGAAGATGAGTCCTTGCTCCTGACCGGTTGCTCCAGCagtattgaaggatgggtcaaatgcagacaaatttccttttggggacaataaagtgttaaCCTTATAAATACCTATACATTTTTCATATGCTATATAAAAcctaaaatgatattgttaaaCTGTAACTATGCTCTCTCCTTTTATAGGTTTAAGAAGCGTGTCCTGATTCAGCAGTTGGAGCAGGTTTTATCTGAGTTTGAGGCTCCACTGTCAAACTCTGTCCCATCGCCCCCTTTCCCAAATGAAAATAATGGAAAATTGTGACATAAACCACGCCCTCTGGAATAGTTAGGAACAGTAGTATTTAGTTAAAAATACGTCATTGGCGGAGCGAATGGGACAGGAGCGTTAAATGGACAATTGCGCTGACCCAACTGCTTCTCTGCTCGGTTGCATTACGTGGAATGTCCAGGGTTTATACAAGAGAGACTTTAAATATTGAGGGTTGGGAACCTAAAAGAGGCAAGTGACATTAAGGTAAATTGatgtgctaataataataaccctCCCTTAAAAATGTAGTCATAACAGTTTTAAGGtaaaaacactgccaaaaataaagtcgccacctggatttaagaaaataggttggggttgccgcagttggtcaggtctaggttcagcaacagtctgtgctcaaagaatgaggtcagcagacacctgaatatactgaatgaccatgTTATtccaatggattttttcttccctgagaGGACgtgcatattccaagatgacaatgccaggatttatcgggctcaaattgtgaaagagtggtttagggagcatgagacatcattttcacacatggattgtccaccacagactccagaccttaaccctgttgagaatctttgggatgtgctagAGAAAGCTTTGcgcagtggtcagactctaccatcatcaatgcaaatTATTGGTGACAAATTAATGCAAcattggatggaaataaatcttgtggcattgcagaagcttatcgaaacaatgccacagcaaatgtgtactgtaatcaaagctaaagttggtccaacaaaatattagtatGTGACCTTGTTTTTGGTGGCgacctttttttggccagacagtgtactTTAAGCTATGTAAGAAATTGAATGaaacttgtctctatggagatattatagctttacagtatggcattaaacttaactaagCCACAACCaggccaagatacaggtcagatctgcagataGGTGGCCCTAggatttttaagcaataaaaaatatctgCTATTGAATATATTGATATGTTTAAGGTAATTTTGTAGAACATTCCAAAGcaatattatctccatggagactaggaAGTAATCAATACCCCACTAGAAAAATTACATGCCTGTTCCTAGGTCTAAGTCTAGGGTCTGTCTTTGACcaacaacaaaactcaaatatatttattgCTTGCTGTCATTTGATAATATTATTTACTGGTTTATCTTATATTACCTAAAATGTCACTTGCGCTCTTTAGATTCCCAGAACTCTTCATATCAACCATAAACTGTATCAACACGCCTTAAAACATCTGGCTTTATCAGAATTTAAATCTGAAATGAAGACACACTCCAGTTTGGTTCAAAAGGACAACAGTTCTCCAGTTAAAAGAGTGaagaatatttaaaacagaaaacagcattctgtatttattttaaaacggGCCATTCTTCAGCCGGTCTGAGAAAAGTTAGTGGTCCAACTCATtcacaaataaagaaataatatttttaaatgtcaatAGGGATACACTGATGTATCATCCTTGCAAAATTTGATTTTTAATCGAATAATAGCATAGATAAAGAATAACAGTTTAGTTGCAAAGCACATTTAATTGGATACTCTAAAATTATACTCATTATTTTTCCCTTTGTTTTTTGCATCACCACAACTAAtctatgccagatgccctccaaTTTGTAACTGGCCACATATacaagtccatccatccattttcttctgcttatctagggcagcagtctaaacagggactctcAAACTTGTCTCACCCTGGGCACTttttaagtacaatactttCAGATGTTAATCCTTCAATCAGGTGCTTCTGTCTTGGATTCTGGTTGCTGCTGcactgcttctgacaggtttAAGCCCATTTCTGCTGAGGAATAGGTTACATGCACAGAGCTTATTTTTCAATGGGATCAATAAGCTTTAAATCAGTTTAGACATTACAGCACTTACTGTATCTACATAGGCATCAGTGGATCTCTATTGTTAATCGAAATTGTCTATGGACCAGTGTTATAGTATATGAAACTCCCCCAAACACTCCAGTAATAATCTTCAGTTTAGAGTCCAATCTACTGTTTATTCTCTGCTACATTTCTCATAAACCCAGGCATTTTTACAACTGATGTACACAACTTTTTCATGTTCAAATGGAGAAATAGATCATATTTTTGTCAATCCAGAGACTAAGGAATATTTTGAGAGTAAAATATTAATGATACTTTTGTAAAATGTTACATGTGTAAAAGTTGGAAGTTTTATGAGAATATGTTTtgtaataaaactgaaaaaagacaGGTTGGGTGATTGGCTCCTGTTGAAATTGGTTTTGTGTttcacatttgatttatttgaaaaCTGCAAATCCAAACCATACATAGCCTGAAGATACTATATTTTTTTGTGGTCATAACCAAAATTTGGCTGTACACAAAACTTGGATGCACTTTGAAGACTTTAGACACCTCATGGTTAAAAAGTGCAGCTGCAGTTGAGCTGAATAATTATGTTCAAACTTTTCAACCTGGGGACCTAACTTTTTCAGTACTAAGTGACCCAGGGCATAATAACATATACTTTGAAAGGAAACAGATGCAGTCTTGTAAAATCAAAAtgctttttattaaattaaaaacctTAACAAAAAACAAGGATAAACCCTTTCCCCAAATTAATGTACCTTTTCTCTCTACTTTAGCACAGCATGGTTAACTCAGTCATAACAGTCCATCAAAAATATctccaaaacattttattgcaaaCTGGATGTCTAGGGCCCTGTACTGCCACGACACAACTATAAACAAACAGGGGGAAAGAGCAGGTGGAATAACATCAAGCTGGattcaagtacatttacttaacAATATTCGAGCTTAATTTTTGAGTAGCAACATCATTTATTAACTTATTCAATAAACGCAGTCAAATTAGTTACAAAATCAAAAACTAGTTACCATAACAGTTTAAAGCTAGGCCAATTAGTTTTATGCTTCATCATGATTTTAAGCAAGTTAGTACATTTATCTAATAGTTTaaatctttcacattttaggtTACACTTAAATTTGTGTGGTAAGGATTTGAGCAGAACATGTGATAGAAGGTAGATGATATTTTTGATAAAGCTTACATTACGCAATTTCTGTTTCAAAACCATTTGTAGCTAATGAATTGTTTATCTGTTCAGCATACCTTCTCAATATAGATCTACTAGATTGCAAGTAAAACATTTATGccacaaaaatacaattatcaAGCAAACTCCAGTTTCAACATACAGGGCCCAAGAGACCAAAACATTGCGGCTTTCATTTCATAATAAAACCTAAATTGAAATAACTTTTTAAGCAGACTTATGAAATTTAAACAGTAACAAACAGGCCTCTCAGCTCCCCATTACGAACAACATTGTCGCAAATCAGCTGAAAAAGATAATAGGGGGCGCcatttctgtacttttaagaCTCCAAGCAATACACACTGTTTAGTATTTACAAAGTTGCTGAAAACTGAAGGGTTGGCACAGTCAAGTCAGTGGTCGAAGTGTAGCCATCATTTCAAATCAGTTTTATGTACAaattaaattcacttttttcagtGTCTAACAAAATGGTTTCTCTAAACATGGATGAGGTTACAGGCAGAGATAGGTTCAGTCTCAGTGCAAATGCTCAAGCTTGCGTAGTCGTATGGGGTTGGGGAGGGCTTGCTGGTTGCGTTCAGATGGGATCACTTCCGGTGATTTGAAAAGCACTCGGCCTCTGTGGTTGAAAAGGTAAAACGACGGGTGGTTCGTAAACGTGTCAAATGTTCtgtgaaaaaagaaagattgtttttatattggttCAAGGTTTAGAGACTGAGGAAGGCTATGGAAAGAACTGAAATAGTTAAAGACACTCATTCTAGACATTTTTAACAGGATTGGTGTAtatcgcaatcaaatcaaaatctgagATAGAGAAATTGTCAAATCGCAAAAGGCTACAATTTAGATAATAAAATGCCCTCTGTAAAGAACAAACCATCTAgtatttttacagaaaaatcGTATGCCTATAGTATAAACGTAaagacctctacaaacaggtTCTGAATTTCATGCAATTCTTGAATTAATTTATCAGTTGATATTTCAGCCAtatctcaaatgttaatgctcatGGAGTTGGTTACAATGTGCACAGAACCCTACTTTTAAACTAGATTGTAAATCTAATAGAAATACTTGTctgaaaaaaatccaatttTCCCTCCAAATCATGTAGCCCAAGACCTGTGACCGCATTAATCATTCCACAATAATCAAAAAGTATTGGCGAACTTGATGTAATTTTAATGCCCCGATTCAATAACCGAATGACACGTATATGCAATTTTAAAGgggcaccatgtaacttttctagtagaggacatgccacctgcttgtctccatggagttgtaattgctttgcctgaaatcttCACAGACAATGTggtattaaaaaatatattatcttgCATTTTGTtccacatgcattcttactacaGATATACGACATATGATTTGGCCTGGTGGAGtaacctgcatgtctccatggaaatacttctaatgtcatactgtggatgTGGAACCTTCCAAGCAAACAACTATGAAGACAAACAGGACCACCCAACAGAAAGTTATAGAGCACCTTTGAGCTTAAATAATAAATCTTAACTCAAAGTCTAAAACTGTCATCAGTCCATCTCCCTGGATTACTCTGCAACAATGAAATCTCAGGGGAACGGATAATCATTTAGTTTGGGAAACAGTGATATTTATAGGGGATCTATGGACTAAAACTACATGTAACAAGTTGCCCCAATGGCACAGGGAACCAACAACACAATCATTAAAAGGAGATATAATGTGAATTTGACTTATAAAAGCTCTTAATCATGTAATAATAACTTTCCATTCGTATTGACCcactcaaagttttttttttttatttagagagatttgtgcatgtttgattatCCCTGCACTGTCCTGCATTCAAGACACCATTGCTCTGAAAATTCTTATTTGggttttttgcttttatttaacaGGTATCACTGTTAAAATTATTTTGGCAccaatgaaaaaagaaaaaaagaaaaaaaacaatggtCCCTATTGCACCCATAGGCTTGGGAGCTGTTAGCATGGTCTGTCGTTTTCGgaaatcagtggacttgtttcttatATCAAATCTTTTTTTGAAATCAATAGTgctatttaaaatacataatgatccacgtgtTACAACCATTACTATAACTACAGACCAGATAAGAGCACATTATGTCTTCCTTAAGGGGTCATTACAGTTAAACTCACTTGTTTTTCAGCTCTGAGGAGGCGTCCATGTCTTTGAACTCTCCAGCAATGTGGACAATACCATAACAGGTCATGACAAAGGCTAATAATGTCTGTAATACAATCTTAAAAAAACAGTTACATTAAAATAGATCTTTACAATGTCAACAATGTGTGTTTGACAAAAGTTTAAATACTCACATCTATTGGTAgcgtttcattttctttctctgtGAGACGCATGTATGATCGATctggagaagaaaaaaaaaacccaattgATTTAATATTAGACATAGGCTATAATCCAGTTTGAATGTAAGAAGAAttatgtttttaacaatatgtTAAGCATCATATTGTCTACTCTACAACGGCATGGCATTGAGTACACAATACAGTAACACAATTTACGAATTTGTTATATTCTGGCTCaaaatgcacagctaaacaaaataATTGGCTTGATCAACATTGAGAATGGATAAGTTTCCTTTGTGATTGGTTAAAATCTGACAACTTACACATGAAAATCTTCCATGTACAATCTTTAAATATAATATCCACCCAATGATATTCTTTGTAAAATAGACTGAGAAACGAATGTCATATTGGGAAATCAATGTAGCAATTTCCCGTTGTTCACAGCGCACAAACTGGGACATAAAGAAGAAATGACAGGCCGTGTCCATAGATATTTAACACAAAAGAACTTCCGATCTGGCGAAAAGTAATGTTATAACAAGCAAGATGTCTGCTTGGATGTTTGATCCAGTAAATGCAGAAGTcataaaatgaatgggaaaaggTCCAAACTGTTCAGATACATTTAACAGATTTCTGCCATAAACACTGTTGTGAGAACATGCATGATTTAAAGGTAAATGTCCCAAGTCTTTTAAAATGACAGCTGAACAGCAAAATAAGTATTTTCAAAAGCCGGATATTATCTATGCTAAACTGCGCTAGCCTCGGTTAGCACCCAGCCAAGGCCAGAGCAGACTTCTATCATAGTTTACCTCGTCACCAAACCGcacatttaacatatttttgcaCTAAAAATTACACTGATATTATGCGCATTTTGACTCACGTTGTGCTGCTGAAAAAGCCGCATGAGCTAAAGCAAAAAGACCGACTCCGACAACACCTTTCCAAAACGACGACGCCATCTTGAAACCAAGGAGAAGGCATCATGGCACCACAAAATAatactttatttaattttaactgtcATAACATGTGACAATCTTAGGGTGACTTGATATGTCAACAAGTGTATAGTTAGtattatgtttaaatgttttgtcagttctaaaataaataaataaattgtatttgATTTATCTCAAAAGTAAAATGACCTACATCTTATTTCGAAAGAAACGGAAACGCCATTGCCATATCCGGTCTGCTTGCCTACCCAGAGATCTTTCATGTGGTGCTGAGCTGCATTTCTAACGATTTATCTGCTTTTGATTCCCTTATACTGCTCGTTCCGTcgttataaaataatataaattataaatatggCAGAAGCGATTCAAAAGAAACTAAAAGCTGAAGTAGAAAAATTCGCACAGATTCAGAAAGGTATGTGTTAGCATCAGCTTCATAACGATGCATGTCTTAGCGGCTACTAACCATATAAGGAAAGCAcgttatctatctatctttaatgacatgaataaatgtgtttttgcctGTTGTAAAGATCTCAGCAAAAGCATATCTGCAAAACAGAAGCTGGACACGCAAttgactgaaaacaacattgtcAAAGAGGCAAGTCGTGTTATTTATATTAGGTGAATATGGTATTAAAACTACATGAACGTAGTTCGGTATTCGGTATGTTTATTTGATTATCCTTTGCTTTTCTATGTGAGTTgttaaactattattatttactaacgaatatatttttgttgttttacaggAGCTGGACATGTTGGACAGTGCTAATACAATTTATAAACTGATTGGTCCAGTGTTAGTGAAGCAGGATCTGGATGAAGCCAAAGCCACAGTTGCAAAAAGGTTGGAGTATATCAGCGGAGAACTGTAAGTATGTGGTTTGTGAAATCTGTGGGAGTAGTTAGCCTGTGCAATAATAATGTACACTATAACTTCACCACAATtgacaatagtaataataaaagccATGTTTTTTATACCTTTCTAGAAGCATGGgtgtaataatgtaattttcattgtCTATGTATGTGAGCTACATGAAATGCATAAAAAGCACTTCATAAATAAAGTTTCATCTGATGACTTGCTTCATCACAAACCAATCTCAATTGAATTCTACTACTGAACTATAGAATGTCCAAGCTATTGCAGACGGCACTGCAAATGTGTCAAGTTGAACTGGATTCCTATAGTTAATTGTGATTAACATACAttataagaataagaaaaagataAGATAGATAAAGAGTTAACATCCTGCTTTGTGTTTCAGGCAAAGATATGACATGTTGCTTAAGGACATGGAGAAGAAGTCTGACCAGCAGAGAGAGGTCCTGTCCAGTTTACAGCAGGAATTCCAGAAAGCACAGGGCCTCGCTGTGGGCAAAGCGTGAACTCATCCAACTACACACGAATGCACCATACAAACACAGAACGTACATGTTAACATACAAGACAGTGAAATGATTTGCGGTGTAAGTGGGCTTTTTAATAGGAGTTACAGCTAGGATATATATGAGCACTCAGTTTTCAGCTTGAATAATAAGAAAACCAGCCAAACCAGTGAGCAAAAGATgctgtctatttatataaattGCAATCTTTCCTTTTCTTGTTATGGggtgtaatataaaaaaaaaaaaattgttatttGCGTAAAGTTGATTTTGAACCTTTTTGatcaaaaaacatccaactttcTTTAACATCCGCAAGTGCAGCTGTGTTTAGGCCTTGAAAAAACtaatttcaaactccacacaacatGCAGCTTGTACCATATGTGTTTCTTTGTcattaatacaattttctttttcaaCAAATACT includes the following:
- the mmgt1 gene encoding ER membrane protein complex subunit 5; its protein translation is MASSFWKGVVGVGLFALAHAAFSAAQHRSYMRLTEKENETLPIDIVLQTLLAFVMTCYGIVHIAGEFKDMDASSELKNKTFDTFTNHPSFYLFNHRGRVLFKSPEVIPSERNQQALPNPIRLRKLEHLH
- the pfdn6 gene encoding prefoldin subunit 6, which codes for MAEAIQKKLKAEVEKFAQIQKDLSKSISAKQKLDTQLTENNIVKEELDMLDSANTIYKLIGPVLVKQDLDEAKATVAKRLEYISGELQRYDMLLKDMEKKSDQQREVLSSLQQEFQKAQGLAVGKA